One Paraburkholderia agricolaris DNA segment encodes these proteins:
- a CDS encoding response regulator encodes MSKILVVDDSSTVRDEVAGFLKKNGLDVDTAVDGKDGLAKLKASPGIRLVISDVNMPNMDGLTMVEKIRGELANTTVNVIMLTTESSPAMKERGKAAGVKGWIVKPFKGDAVLETFRKLAS; translated from the coding sequence ATGTCGAAAATTCTGGTGGTGGATGACTCGAGCACGGTGCGTGACGAAGTGGCCGGCTTTCTGAAGAAAAACGGTCTGGACGTCGACACGGCGGTGGACGGCAAGGACGGCCTCGCTAAGCTGAAGGCCAGCCCCGGCATCAGGCTGGTGATCAGCGATGTCAACATGCCGAACATGGACGGCCTGACGATGGTCGAGAAGATTCGCGGCGAGCTCGCGAACACGACCGTCAACGTCATCATGCTGACGACCGAGAGCAGCCCGGCCATGAAAGAGCGTGGCAAGGCGGCGGGCGTGAAGGGCTGGATCGTCAAGCCGTTCAAGGGCGACGCGGTGCTGGAAACGTTCCGCAAGCTGGCAAGCTAA
- a CDS encoding chemotaxis protein CheX: protein MNMNKPVSKVLVLDDCPVHKEALKRFCDEHNLVGVKVGKNRLQSVLRSNIDLGAVLFAEGYGGSAEASAEIAIRINAVRPELPIIMRRDADPSLEGLPESLRRVVCATYVAHDMAPLRKVIDEYIFSLDYPNALVRGIADMTQAILGDVFKDLSITCDTPYIVRDRIIFGEVFSLIPLESAWCRGYMMMQAEETPILELLDRYRTSESAEDGEANFRDLNGVLGEVTNLIWGSFKNRYVGDADAWLRSQVQVPLLVNHKHKYISFGTGNPQLCFMYSLTDPRSGRSVKLHQRFVFSLSWSPEDFREVTDDVGAMVEAGELDLF, encoded by the coding sequence ATGAACATGAACAAACCGGTCAGCAAGGTGCTGGTGCTGGACGACTGCCCCGTGCATAAAGAGGCGTTGAAGCGCTTCTGCGACGAGCACAATCTGGTCGGCGTGAAAGTCGGCAAGAATCGCTTGCAGTCGGTGCTGCGCTCGAATATCGATCTGGGCGCGGTGCTGTTCGCCGAAGGCTACGGCGGCTCGGCCGAAGCGAGCGCCGAAATCGCGATCAGGATCAACGCGGTGCGCCCCGAGTTGCCGATCATCATGCGTCGCGATGCCGATCCGAGTCTCGAAGGGTTGCCGGAGAGCTTGCGCCGCGTGGTCTGCGCGACCTACGTCGCACACGATATGGCGCCCTTGCGCAAGGTGATCGACGAATACATTTTCAGCCTGGACTATCCGAACGCACTGGTGCGCGGCATCGCCGACATGACGCAGGCGATTCTCGGCGACGTGTTCAAGGATCTGAGCATCACGTGCGATACGCCTTATATCGTGCGGGACCGGATCATCTTCGGCGAGGTGTTCAGCCTGATTCCGCTCGAGAGCGCGTGGTGCCGCGGTTACATGATGATGCAGGCGGAAGAGACGCCGATTCTCGAACTGCTCGATCGCTATCGGACAAGCGAAAGCGCGGAAGACGGCGAAGCCAATTTCCGCGATCTGAACGGCGTGCTCGGTGAAGTGACGAATCTGATCTGGGGTTCGTTCAAGAACCGCTATGTCGGCGACGCGGATGCCTGGCTGCGCAGCCAGGTGCAGGTGCCGCTGCTGGTAAATCACAAGCACAAGTACATCTCGTTCGGCACCGGCAATCCGCAACTGTGTTTCATGTATTCGCTGACGGACCCGCGCTCGGGCCGCTCAGTCAAGCTGCATCAACGTTTTGTGTTCAGCCTGAGCTGGTCGCCGGAGGACTTCAGGGAAGTCACCGACGACGTCGGCGCAATGGTCGAAGCGGGCGAACTGGATCTGTTCTGA
- a CDS encoding methyl-accepting chemotaxis protein, with protein MIQQYVLAAAAGSAVTALLAFVAHKLHSTRLTARLSAEADARLEARSAEQADHGEAIREREQAAQEMEALAAQLSEELRQQSASVEELRATLKAAAEDKDQWAHQAQQIAGEAARLKSLGATFERWHEQMISLMTQNHDMHAKNQELSSIVRHVVIVSLNASIEAARAGPAGRGFAVVASEVRALAARSEELSKSYRDSLHRNDLTTTSTFQDIQAGGKMIAASLSSVESLANQFRSKLHQVPT; from the coding sequence GTGATTCAACAGTATGTATTGGCGGCGGCAGCAGGCAGCGCGGTGACCGCGCTGTTGGCATTTGTCGCGCACAAGTTGCACAGCACGAGGCTGACGGCACGGCTCTCCGCCGAAGCCGATGCGCGGCTCGAGGCGCGCTCGGCGGAACAGGCGGACCACGGTGAAGCGATCCGCGAACGCGAGCAGGCCGCGCAGGAGATGGAGGCGTTGGCCGCCCAGTTGAGCGAAGAGCTGCGGCAGCAATCGGCCAGCGTCGAAGAACTGCGTGCAACACTGAAAGCGGCGGCCGAAGACAAAGACCAGTGGGCGCATCAGGCTCAACAGATCGCCGGCGAAGCCGCGCGTCTGAAGAGCCTCGGCGCGACATTCGAGCGTTGGCACGAGCAGATGATCTCGCTGATGACGCAGAACCACGACATGCACGCGAAGAATCAGGAGCTGTCGTCGATCGTGCGGCATGTGGTGATCGTATCGCTGAACGCGTCGATCGAGGCCGCGCGCGCGGGTCCGGCCGGACGCGGCTTCGCCGTGGTGGCGAGCGAGGTCCGGGCGCTGGCTGCGCGGTCCGAGGAATTGTCGAAAAGCTATCGCGACAGCCTGCACCGCAACGATCTGACCACCACCTCCACGTTCCAGGACATCCAGGCCGGCGGCAAGATGATCGCGGCGTCGCTTTCCAGCGTCGAATCGCTCGCCAACCAGTTTCGCTCGAAGCTGCACCAGGTGCCGACGTGA
- a CDS encoding HAMP domain-containing protein, whose protein sequence is MTIRHRITLLVILMFVALSAIGGYAVYQTRGSAAEVRKVTEGVVPSALASADLVSQVKDVQLATMTLVYAPDANMVSQAQDELKKKKTSLQQALALQAKDAASHAQQGLVSQANESLENYFSAIAETAKMKADGKNELAQAYLFANVAQYRDELEGIVETLRVEKNRQKDEAITTLNATLSTTTTAIAAVTGIAIILLTFIGTLLYRQITRPLSRMQAMMSEIASSQDFTRRVPVGRLDEIGHSIVAFNGMIEKIQESSAQLKQKTADIQAMLQNMQQGILTVVDGAVIHSEYSAYLEDIFETKDIAGRGLMDLVFSDTDLGSDVLSQIDAAAHACLGEDCINFAFNQHLLVGEISKRMADGRVKILDLSWSAITDENDIIVRLMLCVRDVTELRKLAAEASEQRRRLDMIGEILAVSEEKFHHFIESSAGFVSENERIIRKHSEADHAAIAELFRNMHTIKGNARTYNLAHLTNVVHETEQSYHELRQPDADRSWDQDLLMQELTRVREAIESYARINEQSLGRKAKAGANNAGHAGRYVMVEKDQIQQTLSMLDRTNAGELHELQSMRNAMRQALSALGSESVRDALSGVLDSLPSLAQELGKPAPNVRIDDNGYRLRGQTGSTLGNVFMHLLRNSMDHGIETTEARSAHGKTPAGTIDIEMGVDSGALQITLSDDGRGLALERIRGIAVERGWVASDEQLSDEAIAEFIFRPGFSTAATVTEVSGRGVGMDAVRDFLKRENGRIELRFTDDHKGASFRQFQTIVCLPDSVAVDTLGVQARGDAGQLQVGAMVD, encoded by the coding sequence ATGACTATCCGTCATCGCATCACGCTATTGGTTATCTTGATGTTCGTCGCTTTGTCCGCGATCGGCGGCTACGCGGTGTATCAGACGCGCGGCAGCGCAGCCGAAGTGCGCAAGGTGACCGAAGGCGTCGTTCCCAGCGCGCTCGCATCCGCGGACCTCGTCTCGCAAGTCAAAGACGTCCAACTCGCGACCATGACCCTGGTCTACGCGCCGGACGCCAACATGGTCAGCCAGGCTCAAGACGAACTGAAGAAGAAAAAGACCTCGTTGCAACAGGCCCTCGCGCTTCAAGCCAAAGACGCCGCGAGCCACGCTCAGCAAGGTCTCGTTTCACAGGCCAACGAGAGTCTCGAGAATTACTTCTCCGCTATCGCCGAGACAGCAAAAATGAAGGCCGACGGCAAGAACGAACTCGCGCAAGCGTATCTGTTCGCCAACGTGGCGCAGTATCGCGACGAACTCGAAGGCATCGTCGAAACGTTGCGCGTCGAGAAGAACCGCCAGAAAGACGAGGCGATCACCACGCTGAACGCCACGCTTTCCACCACGACGACGGCCATCGCCGCCGTCACCGGTATCGCGATTATTCTGCTGACCTTCATCGGCACGCTGCTCTACCGTCAGATCACCCGTCCGCTCAGCCGCATGCAGGCGATGATGAGCGAGATCGCGTCGAGCCAGGATTTCACGCGCCGCGTGCCGGTGGGCCGGCTGGATGAGATCGGACATTCGATCGTCGCTTTCAACGGCATGATCGAAAAGATCCAGGAAAGCTCGGCGCAACTCAAGCAGAAGACCGCCGACATTCAGGCGATGTTGCAGAACATGCAGCAAGGCATCTTGACGGTGGTCGACGGCGCCGTTATCCACTCGGAGTATTCGGCGTATCTGGAAGACATCTTCGAAACGAAAGACATCGCCGGGCGTGGTCTGATGGATCTGGTGTTCTCGGATACGGATCTCGGCTCGGACGTGCTCTCGCAAATCGATGCGGCGGCGCATGCGTGCCTCGGTGAAGACTGCATCAACTTCGCGTTCAATCAGCACCTGCTGGTGGGCGAAATTTCGAAGCGCATGGCCGACGGCCGCGTGAAGATTCTCGACCTGAGCTGGTCGGCGATTACCGACGAAAACGACATCATCGTGCGTTTGATGCTGTGTGTGCGCGACGTCACCGAACTGCGCAAGCTTGCCGCGGAGGCCAGCGAACAGCGCCGACGCCTCGACATGATCGGCGAGATTCTCGCGGTGAGCGAAGAGAAGTTCCACCACTTCATCGAAAGCTCCGCCGGCTTTGTCAGCGAGAACGAGCGCATTATCCGCAAGCATTCGGAAGCCGATCATGCTGCGATCGCCGAACTGTTCCGCAACATGCACACCATCAAGGGTAATGCGCGGACCTATAACCTGGCGCATCTGACGAACGTCGTTCACGAAACCGAACAGAGTTACCACGAACTGCGCCAGCCCGACGCGGATCGCTCATGGGATCAGGACCTTCTGATGCAGGAGCTGACGCGCGTGCGCGAGGCGATCGAGAGCTACGCGCGGATCAACGAGCAGAGTCTCGGCCGCAAGGCCAAAGCCGGTGCGAACAACGCCGGCCATGCTGGCCGCTATGTGATGGTCGAGAAAGACCAGATTCAGCAGACCCTGAGCATGCTGGACAGGACCAACGCCGGCGAACTCCACGAATTGCAGTCGATGCGCAATGCGATGCGCCAGGCCTTGAGCGCACTCGGCAGCGAAAGCGTGCGCGACGCGCTGTCCGGCGTGCTGGATTCACTGCCTTCGCTCGCGCAGGAACTCGGCAAGCCGGCGCCGAACGTGCGTATCGACGACAACGGCTACCGTCTGCGCGGCCAGACGGGCAGTACGCTGGGCAACGTATTCATGCATCTGCTGCGCAATTCGATGGACCACGGTATCGAAACCACCGAGGCACGCAGCGCGCACGGCAAGACGCCGGCCGGCACGATCGATATCGAAATGGGCGTGGATAGCGGCGCGCTGCAGATCACGCTCAGCGACGACGGCCGCGGCCTCGCGCTCGAACGGATTCGCGGCATTGCGGTGGAGCGCGGCTGGGTCGCCAGCGACGAGCAATTGAGCGACGAAGCTATCGCCGAATTCATTTTCCGGCCGGGTTTTTCGACTGCGGCAACGGTCACGGAAGTGTCGGGCCGTGGCGTGGGCATGGACGCCGTGCGCGACTTCCTCAAGCGCGAGAACGGCCGGATCGAACTACGCTTCACCGACGATCACAAGGGCGCATCGTTCCGTCAGTTCCAGACGATCGTCTGTCTGCCGGATAGCGTCGCCGTCGACACGCTGGGCGTGCAGGCGCGCGGCGACGCCGGCCAACTGCAAGTCGGCGCGATGGTGGATTGA
- a CDS encoding DNA alkylation repair protein, with protein MTPRAFGKEIKAALAPHADAERALAMRAYMRDHFEFIGVPTPLRRQAVLPVFKRLPVENADHLLACVNVLWSMPEREFQYVASDLLARKWKMLAVADIAHLLALAQRSAWWDSIDPLAGVVGDVLKAARIHTPDVQAEMDAALLHESLWVRRIAMIHQLGWREHTDEERLFGYARSLAAESDFFIRKAIGWALRDYAWHEPEAVSAFLSASKDIMSPLTLREASKHLSPIR; from the coding sequence ATGACGCCCCGCGCTTTTGGCAAGGAAATCAAGGCGGCACTCGCGCCGCACGCGGACGCTGAGCGCGCGCTTGCGATGCGCGCCTATATGCGTGACCACTTCGAGTTTATCGGTGTGCCGACACCGCTGCGGCGGCAAGCGGTATTGCCGGTATTCAAGCGCTTGCCTGTGGAAAATGCCGATCATCTGCTGGCATGCGTGAATGTCTTATGGTCGATGCCGGAACGCGAATTCCAGTATGTCGCGTCCGACCTATTGGCGCGCAAATGGAAGATGCTTGCAGTGGCCGACATCGCACACTTACTGGCGCTCGCTCAGCGGAGCGCCTGGTGGGATTCGATCGATCCGCTGGCGGGTGTGGTCGGCGACGTTCTGAAAGCGGCGCGAATCCATACACCGGATGTGCAGGCCGAGATGGATGCGGCACTTCTGCACGAATCGCTGTGGGTCCGGCGCATTGCGATGATTCACCAACTCGGCTGGCGCGAACATACCGACGAAGAGCGCCTTTTCGGCTACGCGCGTTCGTTGGCTGCGGAAAGCGACTTCTTTATCCGTAAGGCAATCGGTTGGGCGTTGAGGGATTACGCGTGGCATGAGCCTGAAGCGGTCAGCGCCTTTCTTTCCGCTTCGAAGGACATCATGTCGCCGCTTACCCTTCGTGAGGCGTCGAAACATCTGTCACCGATCCGCTGA